A window of Pseudomonas mucidolens contains these coding sequences:
- a CDS encoding nitric oxide reductase activation protein NorD, translating into MAFTLELEEWVGSVWHRFITRRASADFPEARVDLVDRQRSLALLFHALGGASGIALEAASERDLLLRRNLLMRIAGTCKQAPLASCDGSRLRLPASLAVFPTASLNLELYRWLALLASQSGPMTHWARDNQRWTWLLLQRYPALLPSYQRLVDAHLQLRPDPASLPPGEAALEKALRKALREPGSVGHLPPSERAAWPLPLWLYPSLQLDSPQAGDVDEPEDDLATRPGEQQGAPKRASRVDDQTRDGGLLVVRLENLFSWTEHVDLDRWTDDSEDENAARVAEDLDQLSLSRQRVRKSGGLKLHLDLPPADIDDIPLGEGIKLPEWDYRQQRLQDNVVNLQLMQPRDSTPQPLPVRLQAQAARLRRQFQQLRTDRQWLRQQPQGAELDLQAWLDFHVERQHGPCAERGLFMEQRHTRRDLACLLLADVSMSTDAHLNDTQKVIDVIRDSLLLFGESLAGLGDAFALYGFSSLRRHQVRLQQLKSFQQPYDDQTRGSIQGLKPGYYTRMGAAIRQATHTLGACKQRRKLLLIVTDGKPNDLDLYEGRYGVEDTRQAVVEARRQGLIPFCITIDKKARDYLPYMFGAHGYTLIRQPEQLPLRLPQLYRQLTESQ; encoded by the coding sequence ATGGCCTTTACCCTGGAATTGGAAGAGTGGGTCGGCAGTGTCTGGCACCGCTTTATAACCCGCCGCGCCAGCGCCGATTTCCCCGAAGCGCGTGTCGATCTGGTGGACCGCCAGCGCAGCTTGGCGCTGTTGTTCCATGCCTTGGGCGGCGCCAGCGGGATTGCCCTGGAAGCCGCCAGCGAGCGTGACCTGCTGCTGCGCCGCAATCTGCTAATGCGCATCGCCGGCACCTGTAAGCAAGCACCCCTGGCTTCGTGTGATGGCAGCCGTCTTCGTTTGCCCGCGAGTCTGGCGGTGTTTCCCACGGCCTCGCTGAATCTTGAGCTGTACCGTTGGTTGGCGTTGTTGGCTTCGCAGTCCGGGCCGATGACCCATTGGGCGCGAGATAACCAGCGTTGGACCTGGCTGTTGTTGCAGCGTTATCCGGCGTTGCTGCCCAGCTACCAGCGACTGGTGGACGCCCATCTGCAGCTGCGTCCGGACCCTGCCAGCCTCCCTCCCGGCGAAGCTGCGCTGGAAAAAGCCTTGCGCAAGGCCTTGCGCGAGCCCGGCAGCGTCGGCCACTTACCGCCTAGTGAACGCGCTGCCTGGCCCTTGCCGCTTTGGCTGTATCCGTCTTTGCAGCTGGACAGCCCGCAGGCAGGCGACGTGGACGAGCCGGAGGACGACCTCGCCACTCGTCCCGGTGAACAACAGGGCGCTCCCAAGCGTGCCAGTCGCGTTGACGATCAGACCCGGGATGGCGGCTTGCTGGTGGTGCGCCTGGAAAACCTGTTCAGTTGGACCGAACACGTGGACCTGGATCGCTGGACCGACGACAGCGAGGACGAGAATGCTGCCCGCGTCGCCGAAGATCTCGACCAGTTAAGCCTGTCCCGCCAACGCGTGCGCAAGAGTGGCGGCCTGAAATTGCACCTGGATCTGCCTCCGGCAGACATCGACGATATCCCGCTGGGCGAGGGCATCAAGCTGCCGGAGTGGGATTACCGCCAACAACGTTTGCAAGACAACGTCGTCAACCTGCAACTGATGCAACCGCGCGACAGCACACCACAACCGCTGCCCGTACGCCTGCAGGCACAGGCCGCGCGTTTGCGCCGTCAGTTCCAGCAACTGCGCACCGATCGCCAATGGCTGCGCCAGCAACCCCAGGGTGCGGAGCTGGACTTGCAAGCCTGGCTGGACTTTCATGTCGAACGCCAGCACGGACCTTGCGCCGAACGCGGTTTGTTTATGGAGCAGCGTCACACCCGTCGCGACTTGGCCTGTCTGCTGCTGGCCGACGTGTCGATGTCCACCGATGCCCACTTGAACGATACGCAAAAGGTCATCGACGTGATCCGCGACAGCTTGCTGCTGTTTGGTGAGAGCCTGGCTGGCCTGGGCGATGCGTTTGCCCTGTACGGTTTTTCGTCCCTGCGCCGCCATCAGGTGCGCCTGCAACAACTCAAGTCATTCCAACAACCTTACGACGACCAGACACGTGGTTCCATTCAAGGGCTGAAACCGGGGTATTACACGCGCATGGGAGCTGCGATTCGTCAGGCCACGCACACATTGGGTGCCTGCAAACAACGGCGCAAGCTGCTGCTGATTGTCACCGACGGCAAGCCCAATGACCTGGATTTGTATGAAGGACGCTACGGCGTCGAGGACACCCGCCAGGCGGTGGTGGAAGCACGGCGACAGGGCTTGATCCCGTTCTGCATCACCATTGATAAAAAAGCCCGGGATTACCTGCCGTACATGTTTGGAGCCCACGGCTACACCCTGATTCGCCAGCCGGAGCAATTGCCGTTGCGGCTGCCCCAGCTGTACCGGCAATTGACCGAAAGTCAGTAA
- a CDS encoding Crp/Fnr family transcriptional regulator: protein MIPSLVCPKDAPRVLHRVHHQILRSHHLFEPLNEEQMDELMASSHLLNVDKGEPLFRQGEPADAFYFVIAGAVKIYRLTPDGQEKVFEVIGERQTFAEAMMLMDTPNYVACAEAVCPTQLYRLSNATYMRLLHSNSRLTFALLGKLCVRLHQRVNEIETLSLKNATHRVVRYLLTQLVRLHSADSSFELPMAKQLIAGHLSIQPETFSRIIRRLIDEKIITQDGRLIAILDRPRLEQFE from the coding sequence ATGATCCCGTCCCTGGTCTGTCCCAAGGATGCCCCCAGAGTCCTGCATCGCGTCCATCACCAGATCCTGCGCAGCCATCATTTGTTCGAGCCGTTGAACGAAGAACAGATGGATGAGTTGATGGCCAGCAGTCACTTGCTGAACGTCGACAAGGGTGAGCCGCTGTTTCGCCAGGGCGAGCCGGCTGACGCGTTTTACTTCGTGATCGCCGGCGCGGTGAAGATTTACCGCCTGACCCCGGATGGCCAGGAGAAAGTCTTCGAAGTGATCGGTGAGCGACAAACCTTCGCCGAAGCGATGATGCTGATGGACACCCCCAATTATGTGGCCTGCGCCGAAGCGGTGTGCCCGACGCAGCTGTATCGCCTGTCCAACGCCACCTACATGCGCCTACTCCACAGCAACAGCCGCCTGACCTTCGCTCTGCTGGGCAAGTTGTGCGTGCGTCTGCACCAGCGGGTCAACGAGATCGAAACGTTGTCGCTGAAAAACGCCACGCACCGCGTGGTGCGTTACTTGTTGACGCAACTGGTGCGCCTGCACAGCGCCGACAGTTCATTCGAATTGCCGATGGCCAAGCAACTGATCGCCGGGCATCTGTCGATCCAGCCCGAGACGTTTTCACGAATTATCCGCCGGCTGATCGATGAAAAGATCATCACCCAGGACGGTCGACTGATTGCCATTCTGGATCGTCCGCGCCTGGAGCAGTTCGAGTGA
- a CDS encoding cytochrome c oxidase subunit 3, producing the protein MSTSAERRLPGDLAMWFFILAELSVFAILILAFAVTQVLRPEVFAEGRGQLDTSTGLAMTLSLLTAGLLAALAQQQIRQGRARLAAWLLVAGWLVACGYVGIKLAEYGHLAGVGLGLEYSTFFTLYWILTGFHFLHVVLGMVILAWLALGCWRGVYAPGRQSGLESGVLYWHMVDLVWVVLFPLVYVL; encoded by the coding sequence ATGTCCACTTCAGCTGAGCGGCGACTGCCCGGTGATCTGGCGATGTGGTTTTTCATTCTCGCTGAGTTGTCGGTGTTTGCGATCCTGATCCTGGCGTTTGCCGTGACCCAGGTGTTGCGACCCGAGGTGTTTGCCGAAGGACGAGGACAGTTGGACACCTCTACCGGTTTGGCGATGACCTTGAGCTTGTTGACGGCGGGGTTGTTGGCTGCGCTGGCGCAGCAGCAGATCCGTCAGGGGCGGGCGCGTCTGGCGGCGTGGCTGCTGGTCGCCGGGTGGCTGGTGGCCTGTGGTTATGTGGGGATCAAACTCGCTGAGTATGGACATTTGGCGGGTGTCGGGTTGGGGTTGGAATACAGCACGTTTTTTACGTTGTATTGGATTTTGACCGGGTTTCATTTTTTGCATGTGGTGTTGGGAATGGTGATTCTGGCGTGGTTGGCCCTGGGGTGTTGGCGTGGGGTTTATGCGCCGGGGCGCCAGAGTGGGCTGGAGTCCGGGGTGTTGTATTGGCACATGGTGGATCTGGTATGGGTGGTGTTGTTTCCGTTGGTGTATGTGTTGTGA
- a CDS encoding cbb3-type cytochrome c oxidase subunit I, whose translation MRTANPYLKFQSQAVAKPYFVFALILFLGQVLFGLIMGLQYVVGDFLFPLIPFNVARMVHTNLLIVWLLFGFMGAAYYLVPEEADRELHSPTLAIVLFWVFAAAGVLTILGYLLVPYAALAEMTHNELLPTMGREFLEQPTITKMGIVVVCLGFLYNIGMTLLKGRKTTVSMVMMTGLIGLAVFFLFSFYNPGNLARDKFYWWWVVHLWVEGVWELIMGSMLAFVLIKVTGVDREVVEKWLYVIIAMALITGIIGTGHHFFWIGAPEVWLWVGSIFSALEPLPFLAMVMFAFTMVKQRRRQHPNRAATLWAKGTTVTAFFGAGVWGFLHTLAPVNYYTHGTQLTAAHGHLAFFGAYAMIVMTLISYAMPRLRGLGEAPDERSQTLEIWGFWMMVVSMVMITLFLTAAGAVQVWLQRWQVDGVALPFMATMDHLTLLFWARLASGVVFLLGLLCYLWSFRQRGRGLGDPVPSVC comes from the coding sequence ATGCGCACTGCCAATCCATATCTGAAATTCCAATCCCAGGCCGTGGCCAAACCCTACTTTGTCTTCGCCCTGATCCTGTTTCTCGGCCAAGTGCTGTTCGGTTTGATCATGGGCCTGCAATACGTGGTCGGTGACTTCCTGTTCCCGTTGATTCCGTTCAACGTCGCGCGGATGGTCCACACCAACCTGCTGATCGTCTGGCTGTTGTTCGGCTTCATGGGCGCCGCCTACTACCTGGTGCCGGAAGAGGCTGATCGCGAACTGCATAGTCCCACGCTGGCCATCGTGCTGTTCTGGGTCTTTGCCGCCGCTGGCGTGTTGACGATCCTCGGTTACTTGCTGGTGCCCTATGCGGCCCTGGCCGAGATGACCCACAACGAACTGCTGCCGACCATGGGCCGGGAGTTTCTCGAGCAGCCGACGATTACCAAAATGGGGATTGTCGTGGTGTGCCTGGGCTTTCTCTACAACATCGGCATGACCCTGCTCAAGGGCCGCAAGACCACCGTCAGCATGGTGATGATGACCGGCCTGATCGGCCTCGCGGTGTTCTTTCTGTTCTCGTTCTACAACCCTGGCAACCTGGCGCGTGACAAGTTCTACTGGTGGTGGGTGGTGCATCTTTGGGTGGAAGGCGTATGGGAACTGATCATGGGTTCAATGCTCGCCTTCGTGCTGATCAAGGTCACCGGCGTTGACCGTGAAGTGGTCGAGAAATGGCTGTACGTGATCATTGCCATGGCCCTGATTACCGGGATCATCGGCACCGGTCACCACTTCTTCTGGATCGGCGCGCCGGAGGTCTGGTTGTGGGTCGGTTCGATCTTCTCGGCCCTGGAGCCACTGCCGTTCCTGGCGATGGTGATGTTCGCCTTCACCATGGTCAAGCAGCGTCGGCGCCAGCACCCGAACCGGGCGGCGACGTTGTGGGCCAAGGGCACCACGGTTACGGCGTTTTTCGGCGCGGGGGTCTGGGGTTTCCTGCATACCTTGGCCCCGGTCAACTATTACACCCACGGTACCCAGCTGACGGCGGCCCACGGACACCTGGCGTTCTTCGGTGCCTACGCGATGATTGTCATGACCCTGATCAGCTACGCCATGCCCCGCTTGCGCGGCCTTGGTGAAGCGCCGGACGAGCGCTCCCAGACGTTGGAAATCTGGGGCTTCTGGATGATGGTGGTGTCGATGGTGATGATCACCTTGTTCCTCACCGCCGCCGGTGCGGTGCAGGTCTGGCTACAACGTTGGCAGGTCGACGGTGTGGCGTTGCCGTTCATGGCGACGATGGATCACCTGACGCTGTTGTTCTGGGCGCGACTGGCCAGTGGCGTGGTGTTCCTGCTGGGACTGCTGTGCTACCTGTGGAGCTTTCGTCAGCGCGGTCGGGGGTTGGGCGATCCGGTGCCGAGTGTGTGTTGA
- a CDS encoding c-type cytochrome, with protein sequence MSETFTKGMARNIYFGGSVFFFLIFLALTYHTEQTFPARSNQDLLTESVVRGKGIWERNNCIGCHTLLGEGAYFAPELGNVFTRRGGDEGFKPFLHAWMKMQPLGVPGRRAMPQFNLSDQEVDDMAEFLKWSSKINTNGWPPNKEG encoded by the coding sequence ATGTCAGAGACCTTCACCAAGGGCATGGCCAGGAATATCTACTTCGGAGGAAGCGTGTTCTTCTTCCTGATATTCCTGGCCCTGACCTACCACACCGAACAAACCTTTCCAGCCCGCAGCAACCAGGACCTGCTCACCGAATCCGTGGTTCGCGGCAAAGGCATCTGGGAGCGCAACAACTGTATCGGCTGCCACACCCTGCTGGGCGAGGGCGCGTACTTTGCGCCGGAGCTGGGCAATGTGTTCACTCGCCGTGGCGGCGACGAAGGGTTCAAACCCTTCCTGCACGCCTGGATGAAAATGCAACCCCTGGGCGTTCCCGGCAGACGTGCCATGCCGCAATTCAACCTCAGCGACCAGGAGGTGGACGATATGGCCGAGTTCCTCAAATGGAGCTCGAAGATCAACACCAACGGCTGGCCGCCAAACAAGGAGGGCTAA